Proteins encoded together in one Deinococcus hopiensis KR-140 window:
- a CDS encoding nuclear transport factor 2 family protein yields MARLGAYNARDIEAFMSGWAEDAQYFEPPNALLTSGAEQIRARRITRFRKPDLYGHLLTRTVLGNREVDHGQVARNFPRDVGDRWG; encoded by the coding sequence GTGGCAAGGCTCGGCGCCTACAACGCCCGCGACATCGAAGCCTTCATGTCTGGCTGGGCCGAGGACGCCCAGTATTTCGAGCCTCCGAATGCGCTGCTGACGAGCGGCGCGGAGCAGATCCGGGCGCGGCGCATCACGCGCTTTCGGAAACCGGACCTGTACGGTCACCTGCTCACGCGAACCGTGCTGGGCAACCGCGAGGTGGACCACGGGCAGGTCGCGCGCAACTTCCCGCGGGACGTGGGAGACCGGTGGGGGTGA
- a CDS encoding HAD family hydrolase has translation MTPSSPDARHVAFDWGGVFTVGTFDGRSTQNVADRGGVPVERVRESYFRHVRQLEVGAWTLPQFWAVMQEETGLTLPYGEFEPLYLSSIHDNLPMYATLDALPREVRVGLLSNNYPVVSDHLRRDPRFARFDALVFSNEIGQKKPHADAFAALEDAMGVPAAQVAFVDDVQENIDAANAAGFHGLLYHHERHAEFERELGVWLGVPISALTVR, from the coding sequence ATGACGCCCTCTTCGCCCGATGCCCGCCACGTCGCTTTCGATTGGGGCGGCGTCTTTACCGTCGGCACCTTCGATGGCCGCTCCACCCAGAACGTCGCGGACCGGGGGGGTGTGCCTGTTGAGCGGGTGCGCGAGAGCTACTTCCGGCATGTGCGGCAGCTGGAGGTGGGGGCCTGGACCCTCCCGCAGTTCTGGGCCGTGATGCAGGAGGAAACGGGCCTGACCCTGCCCTACGGGGAGTTCGAGCCGCTGTACCTCAGCAGCATCCACGACAACCTCCCCATGTACGCCACCCTGGACGCACTTCCCCGCGAGGTGCGGGTGGGGTTGCTGAGCAACAACTACCCCGTCGTCAGCGATCACCTGCGCCGTGATCCCCGCTTCGCCCGCTTCGACGCCCTCGTGTTCAGCAACGAGATCGGGCAGAAAAAGCCTCACGCTGACGCCTTCGCTGCGCTGGAGGACGCAATGGGGGTGCCCGCCGCGCAGGTGGCCTTTGTGGACGACGTGCAGGAGAACATCGACGCGGCGAATGCGGCGGGCTTTCACGGCCTGCTCTACCACCACGAGCGCCACGCCGAATTCGAGCGCGAGCTGGGCGTGTGGCTGGGCGTGCCGATCAGTGCCCTCACGGTGCGGTGA